The Triticum aestivum cultivar Chinese Spring chromosome 6D, IWGSC CS RefSeq v2.1, whole genome shotgun sequence genomic sequence GCTGTTTTAAAACCTCCAGTGATGTGTCAACTCCCGCGCAAGCTACTGGAGGAACACAGAACAACACAAGTGATGCTCCTAAACCagtgcctccgccaccgccgccgccgccaccgcctccaccaccgcctcctcctatCAGGAAGGCTGGTCCTCCCCCACCTGCACCTCCCAAAGGCTCATTAGCAAGATTTCCTCAGCTGTCACCTGTTGAGTCAAGTCATTCTGAAGGATCATCTGCAAGCGAGCAGGCCAGTGAATCGTCTGAAGCTGAAGTGGGTGCTCCAAGACCCAAACTTCGACCATTCTATTGGAACAAAGTTCTTGCTAATCCTAACCAGTCGATGGCCTGGCATGACATCAAGTTTGGTTCTTTTCAGTAAGTTTTACACTAGCAACAAGTTATTAATCCATTTGTCTGCACTTTGAGGCTTGTATCTGACAAATGCATTTTGCAGTGTGAACGAGGATATGATAGAGGCATTGTTTGGTTATGGCGCTGGCAACAGAAACAACACCAAGGACAAGGAACTTGCCATGGCTGACCCTTCACCTCAGCATGTTTCTCTTCTTGATTTTAAGAAATCGTGCAACCTGGCAGTTGTTTTCAAGGCAATGAATGTCAGGGTAGAGGACATTCAAGATGCTCTCACTGAAGGTAGCTCTTCGTCCATAAGAACATATTGTTAATTGGTCATGTAGCTTGCTTATTCATATGTGGAAAAGATGCATGTTCTTGCACAGATAAAAGCAGCATTCTCTGACATTTCCTTTCACCTCTGTTCTCTAGGAAATGAACTTCCTAGACTACTTCTTGAGACGATCTTGAGAATGAAACCAAATGATGAGGAGGAGCTGAAACTTAGGCTTTACGATGGGGACTACTCGCAACTAGGTCTTGCAGAACAAGTCATGAAGGCACTAACTGACATTCCTTTTGCTTACAAGAGGATCAGTGCTCTGCTTTtcatgtcatctttgcaagaagatGCTTCAAGTCTCAGGGATTCATTCCTGCAATTGGAGGTAAGCTAAGTGAAAGCAGTTGACTTGTGTATTAAATCTGAAAAGCACTCCAACCTTTACTGAAATTACTATCTTTTTGGTGTCAGGCTGCTTGTGGGGAACTGAAGCACCGGCTTTTTCTGAAACTGCTAGAAGCTGTTCTTAAAACTGGAAACCGTTTGAATGACGGGACCTTCCGTGGTGGTGCTAACGCATTCAAACTTGATACCCTTCTGAAGTTGTCAGATGTCAAGGGTGCCGATGGAAAGACTACATTGCTTCACTTTGTTGTCCAGGAGATTATTCGATCCGAAGGTGTCCGTGAAGCAAGGTTGGCCATGGAAAGTGGAAGGACTCAACCTTCAGGAGATGATTCGAACGGATCTGTCCAAGAAGATGGCGAGTACTACTCCAAGCTCGGCCTAAAGATTGTATCAGGGCTTAGCAGTGAACTGGTTAATGCCAAGAACATAGCTGCACTAGATGCTGATGCTTTATCTGCCAGTGTATTGCAACTCAGACGTGAGTTGCTGAACGCAAAGGAGTTCCTGAACTCTGACATGGCAACGATAGATGAGAATAGTGGATTCCACCGCTCGCTGGCACGTTTCGTTGAGCATGCAGAGAATGAGACCAACTTTCTGTTGAAAGAAGAGAAGAGATTGAGATCGTTGGTGAAGAAAACAATCCGGTATTTCCATGGAAACGATGTGAAAGATGATGGATTTAGCCTCTTTGTCATTGTAAGAGATTTTTTGGTGATGCTAGATAAGGCCTGCAAGGAAGTTGGGGCATCACAAAAGAAGGCGGCGAGTCAATCTCGGAGCAGTGGCAGTTGTAACCCAGCCTCCCAGTTAAATCCCCAGGAGAAACAGTTTCCTGCAGTACTGGATGATCATTTAGATAGCTCGGATTCAAACGATTAATTTTGGGATACAATCTTAGATGTAATCTATAGGGTTTTTTTTTTTGCCTGAGATGATGTACAAATACCCATTTGCAGAGACACTACTGTATACATACAAATGCCACATACACATGGCTTTATACGTACATGTTTGCAGAGGCATTGCTGTATACATATGCATGCCACATACACATGGTTATATCAAACCTCTACATTAGTATCTGATGAAATTCATGCACTCATTTCTAACTTGAGATCCGTTCTTGCAAAATGGGATTCGGTTTTAATTCACAATTTCCTGATCAGATTGCAATGACTATTTGTAGGCACGTAAAAGCTTCTTTTATTACAAAAAAAATTCCAAGCTTCTCTTTAAATTTCCAAAACCACGAGCAGATATTCCAGCACTTAATACCTGAAAATATGCAAGATGTGGAGTTTGTGAGCTCGAGCTCATATGAGCTTGAAGAACAGTAACATCATGAAAAAATCCTGTTTTTTCGGGCAACAGACATCAATGTGTGTTTACCTGCATGTAAATATTTGTGATGGAATGACATTTGTGAAAGTTTGGATTAAAAAACTAAATCGACGCTCCAAAAAGGATGGGGAGCATTGATTTTGTATTTTTTGCTCaaacttccacgaatgtcatttcatcATGATTTTTTGCATG encodes the following:
- the LOC123143933 gene encoding formin-like protein 10, encoding MTRRMGLLVLFVAAVLVGPSRGGGEVDGVHVLSGWTQPPSSSSSVPPFSLVLDGDLVDKIRSICLQDIVGAEEILGTGQTFAYDELPSRSSKSELKTMLLMELLALLPPDKSSVTHDCIRANYFSLGMSQEFINYLEDQLFLFGSDFYPRRRHLADQMVEDGPSSGGEAKFPLSLMEQPFTPPNFPNTEPRSRRLEDKPAKKRWGVPPPVSPSDKQHNYIKLVLTVVLPTAAFSFIAAFLIFYCCGCNKSKVSVGEPRDDHPLLHMQSANTPGSSPVIRASSSQLHKDDQGVRASKAGGSMSRCFPCCFKTSSDVSTPAQATGGTQNNTSDAPKPVPPPPPPPPPPPPPPPPIRKAGPPPPAPPKGSLARFPQLSPVESSHSEGSSASEQASESSEAEVGAPRPKLRPFYWNKVLANPNQSMAWHDIKFGSFHVNEDMIEALFGYGAGNRNNTKDKELAMADPSPQHVSLLDFKKSCNLAVVFKAMNVRVEDIQDALTEGNELPRLLLETILRMKPNDEEELKLRLYDGDYSQLGLAEQVMKALTDIPFAYKRISALLFMSSLQEDASSLRDSFLQLEAACGELKHRLFLKLLEAVLKTGNRLNDGTFRGGANAFKLDTLLKLSDVKGADGKTTLLHFVVQEIIRSEGVREARLAMESGRTQPSGDDSNGSVQEDGEYYSKLGLKIVSGLSSELVNAKNIAALDADALSASVLQLRRELLNAKEFLNSDMATIDENSGFHRSLARFVEHAENETNFLLKEEKRLRSLVKKTIRYFHGNDVKDDGFSLFVIVRDFLVMLDKACKEVGASQKKAASQSRSSGSCNPASQLNPQEKQFPAVLDDHLDSSDSND